In Desulforhopalus sp., the genomic stretch TGCACATATCTATCCGTTTCCATTCGTAATTCGCTTCCTGGTTTCTTTTTCCGTTATCTTCATTTGCGCTTACTTTTATGAGGAGTTTCGTCAGAAATCCAGGACTCATCTGGAAGAGAAAAATACCCTCTTGCAGGCGGAGATTGCTGAACGATTGCGGATTGAGAAATCCTTGCGTGAAAGTGAGGAGAGATATCGGGCGATATATCTGCACGCCGCCGAGGGAATCCTTCTGATTAGTTTTGGTGGAAAGATAGTCGAATGCAATCCGCAGATTCTTCAGATACTTGGCTACCTAGAGGTGAGCCTGATCGGCCGGAACATTTTCACCTTATTTCATCCCGATGACTTGCAAAGAGTACCGTCACAGCTCGATAAATTGCGTGCCGGGGAAATCGTATTTGTCGAGCGGCATCTGCGAACCGCGGCGGGGACCTACCTGCTGTTTGAGCAAAGCGGCAAAAAAATTAATGATGATCTGATCATTCTCCTTTATAGGGATATCACCGAAAGAAAAATTGCCGAGATGGCTTTGGAGCGGGCCAACCAGGCCTTGGATCAATTGGCCCATATAGACGGTTTGACGCAGGTTGCCAATCGGCGCAAATTCGATCAGGTTTTGCAAAGCGAGTGGCAAAGAACCAGGAGGGAAGGAAAGGTTTTGGGGGTAGTCCTCGGCGATATTGATTTCTTTAAACAGTTTAATGATATATACGGGCATCAGACGGGAGATGACTGTCTGCGAAGTGTTGCTCAGGTGCTTTCCAGACAGATCCGTCGCCCCGCTGATCTCGTTGCCCGGTACGGCGGTGAAGAGTTTGTTATGCTCCTTCCCGACACCAGCTACGAAGGCTGCCAGCAGATTGCCGAAAAGGCTCGAAAGGAAATCGAAGTACTCCGTATACCCCATTCAGGCTCGACAGTTCAACCGGTAGTAACTATGAGTTTTGGTGTAGCAGCTGGAACGGCAAATGATATGGAAAAGCCAGCGGACTTGGTCGAAACGGCCGATAAAGCCCTATACCGGGCTAAAAATGCCGGACGGAACCGGGTCTGCTGATTACAGTCCATAAACGATTTTCAGGTGCCGGGGGTGACTGCTGGAGTGTTTTGTAAAATATAAAACTATTAAAGGATACAATGAAAGTTCTTGTTATAAATTCAGGGAGTTCGTCGATTAAATTTCAGCTCCTCGATATGGCCGGTGAGTCGGTTCTGGCGACGGGCCTGGTCGAGCGTATCGGTGAGGCGGAGGGGGTAATCAAATGCACCCTCAGGCCGGGCAGTCCGCAGGAACAGGCGATCAAGAAGACTATGGCTATTGCCGACCATACCTGCGGCATGCGCCTGGCGGTAGATTTGTTGACCGATAAAGAACAGGGAGTAATTACCGATACGGCGGAAGTCGGTGCTATTGGCCATCGAGTGGTGCATGGCGGCGAAGATTTTCACCAGCCGACGGTCATTACTCCGGAGGTATTGGCGGCGATTGAGAAAAACATTCCCTTGGCACCGCTCCATAACCCGGCCAATTTGGATGGGATTCGGGTGGCCCGGGAGCTTTTTGTCGGGGTGACGCAGGTGGCGGTCTTTGATACGGCCTTCCATCAAACCATTCCGCCCCATGCCTATCACTATGCACTGCCCTATGAGCTCTACGAGCAGCAGAGAATTCGCCGTTACGGCTTCCATGGCACCTCGCATAAATTTGTTGCCGGCGAGTGTGCAAGGCTTTTGGGCCGAAATCTCGCCGAGCTGAATCTGATCACCATCCACCTTGGCAACGGCTGTTCGATGACCGCCGTGCAAAACGGCAAAAGTGTTGACACCACCCTCGGCTTGACGCCCCTTGAAGGCCTGGTCATGGGTACCCGCAGTGGCGATGTCGATCCGGCGATCCATGCCTTTCTAGCCCGTAACTGCCATATGGATATCGAGGCCATCGATAAACTCCTCAATAAGGATTCCGGGCTGAAGGGTCTTTGCGGCATGAACGATATGCGCGATATTCATGCAGCCATAGCCGCTGGCAATGACCGGGCGAAACTGGCCCTTGATGTTCAAACTTACCGAAATAAAAAGTATATCGGCGCTTTTATGGCGGTTCTTGGCCGGGTCGACGCTATCGCCTTCACCGCCGGTATCGGAGAGAACGACGCGGTGGTGCGGGCGATGAGCCTTGAAGGGCTTCTGCCCTTTGGCATTGTCATTGATGATGCGGTGAACCGCCAGCGGATTCCCGGCCCGAGGCGGATCAGCAGCCCGGCCAGCCGGGTGCAGGTCTGGGTCATTCCCACCAATGAGGAATTGGCGATCGCCAGGGAAACACAGACGGTTTTATCCCGGCCATAAGCCGCCAGCTTTTGGGGGACGGCAGCTGCGGGATTTAAGCCTTTTGCTGCGCCGCGGAGATTTTGAGAGCGTTCAACCGGTCATAGATGGCAAGGAGCTGGCTATGTTCCGTTGCGATCTCCGTCCATGAATCCCCAAAGGTGAGACCTGGGAAGGTGATTTGGCCGTTAACGATAGCCTGGCCGTTGCGTATTTCCTCACTCGCGTAGAGAAGCGATAAACTGGTGCTATAGTCGTTTGCCTCCTGCCCTTCGATGGCAAAGCCAAGGAGGGTGTGGAGGAGGCGATACAGGCGATGGCGAGGGGCTGGGAGACCTGCGTGATCGAGACACCAAAGGCACCAGTGCTGAGCCTCTTGATGATTGTGCATTACCAGGAGAAGGAGGGCCTTCAGCTCGCCGATGCGCAGGGATGTCCAGGCGGAATCTTCATCAAAGACAATGCCGATGCAATGCGAAACGAGGAGATGGTCGCTTTCACCGAGGTCTTCCAGGGCATCGAGAAACTGGCCGAGCTGATCATCGGTCATCTTCGGGAGTTTCAGCAGGCCTGCGCGCAGGGAGGCCGCGGTGGCGCGATTGTTGTAAATCAGGTCGTCGAGGGGGTAGATCTCCGACATGCCCGGTGCGATAATCCGGCAGCTGTACATACCGCAGTGCTGGTATTCGGCGCGGAAAAGTTGCGTGCCGCGTCCACTTATCAGGGCCTGCAGGCGAGCAAATTCCTCAGCGGTGCTACCGTGAAAATCCCAGGGCGAGAAGGGGAAATCAGCCTTATCGCGAAACATCGACCAGGCCAAAAGCCCATCGGAATCGACAAAATGGCTTTCGAGATTAAAGGGGTCGGCAACCTGGGCCAGATCGTGACAAGGAGGCTGGAAGTGCTTCAGGCCCTCCAGGTTGCGTCCCTGCAGGAGCTCGGTAAGGGTCCGCTCAATGGCTGTGAAAAACCGGTAGTTGGCGCCGAAGGCGGCAAAGACTCCTCCGCTTCTGGTATCGGTGAGGAGGGCGCAAATTACCGGGAATTGTCCGCCAAAAGAGGCATCTTTGACTCGAACGATCAAGCCCTCTTCGGCGAGGCGGTCAAGGATGTGGCCAATGATGGGAGACTGGCGGAGAACTGCCGGAGGGACATCCGGCAGACAAAGGCCCTGGGCGATAATGGTGTTTTTGACATGCCGTTCAATGATCTCCGACAACGCCTGGGCCCCGCATTCCGACCGGGAATTGCCGGCGGCCATGCCGTTGCTGACATAGAGATTGTTAAGAAGGCTTACCGGAAAATACACTTCTTTGCCGGTTGCAAGATTGGTAAAAGGCAGGGCACTTATACCGCGACCGGACGGGTCGGTATTGTTGTCGTAGAGATGCTCAAAGGCCAACTCTCCGCCGCAGCTGTAGAATTTTCTTAAACTGCTGGTGAGTAACTCAGTGCCATCCGGGGATTTTTTTGGAATATTTGTCCCTTTGCCAGGCGGGAACCACTTCTCGTCCGGATAAAAAACAAAGGGCTGTTGGTTGTTTTGGCCACCGAGATAGCAGTCGGCAAAAAAGAAGCTGGTGGCAAGCCGCTCGAAGAATTCTCCATAGGCGCTGGCCAGGGCAGCAAGTTTTGAAATACCCTTGCCGTTGGTGTAGAGATGGGAACAGGAGGTGGAGCGCAGGTGCACCGACCAGCAGTCGGGCGCGGGATTTTGCCAGCTCACCGCCTCCGTTTTGAACCCCATGGTCGACAAAAGCGAAGTGGCCCTGGCAATAGTATCTTCGAGGCTGGCGTCCTTGCCGGGGAGGTGCGTTGCGGGAGACATCATGGTATCCTCATTGTCGGAAAGAGCTGGTGCCTTTGTGGGATTGGCTACGGTATACTATTGAAAGTGATGAAGGACGGAAACGGCTCCTCATACCACAGCCGGCCTGGTGAGACAAGCGCAGATACCCAATGAATTAGCAATACCTGTCACTAGCGCCGGAAAGGTGCGGGGATATATGTATGCCGTATTGTAAAAACCACCCAAATACCGAGAGCATCTATTATTGCTCGAAACACAAGTATCACCTCTGTCATACCTGTGTGCGTTGTCTTGATCCGCAAATCTACTGCAAATATCGATCTTCCTGCATAATCCATTTTCTGGAAAAAGAAAGAAAGGTGCGTACTCCCTGAAGGGCTTAACGAAAGAACCCTGCGCACCCGACATCGCCGCTGTTGCCATCTCTTTATAAATAGAATTTCTGTTTAAGAATAGAATAAATATTTCCGATTCGAAAACCGCCAATTACACGTTGTAAGTATAAATTTATATGATATATTTGACCGGTATTTTTCAATTTGCTGCCGGAATTTACGTAAACGTAGATTTTATTGGCAGTGTCTTCGCTGATAGTGGTCAGCACCTGCACTTGCAGGTTTTGTTGTGAGGTGAATGCAGAAAGGTTGGGCTCTTTAATTGTTTTTTAGAGTACTAGGACGCCTGTATGAGTAAATGCACCGTTACATTTCTCCCTCACGACAAGAAAATTACTGTCGACGCGGGAGAGAGTCTGATCCGAGCCGCACTTCAGGCCGGTGCGCATATTAATGCCTCCTGCGGCGGTGAGGGAGTGTGCGGGAAATGCCGGGTTCTTGTAGAAAAAGGCAAGGTTTCCGGAGGGCTGAACGAAAAGATTAAACAGGAAGAGAGCGACAAAGGATATCGCCTCGCCTGCCTTGCCAAGGTTTCAGAGGATGTGGTGATTCGCATCCCCGTTGAATCGGCAATGGATAAAAGCGTCATGAATCTCCAGGCTACGCCGCGGCGCACAGCGACGATTCAAAGCATGGATTTTGAAAGCCTAAAAGAAAAAGGGCTGTTCATTCCCCCCGTCGAAAAGATCTATCTTTGCCTGCCGACACCCAATGCTAAAAACAATATGCCCGATGTCACTCGGCTTATTGATACCCTCAAACACGACTACGATGAGCATAAGATTGAGCTCACCCTGCCGGTTATCCGAAAGTTGCCTGGTATTTTGCGGACCAGCGATTATCAGGTAACTGCGACCATAATGCGTCCGGTGCAAACGGGCGGAAGAAATCTAATCCTCAATGTGCAGGCCGGTGATAGAACTGCCCATAACTACGCCGTGGCCATGGATATCGGCACCACGACCATTTATGGTCAGCTCATTGATCTTGCCACCGGCAAATGTCTTGCGGAAGCTGGCGATTTCAACAGCCAGATAAGCTACGGCGAAGACGTTATCTCCCGGATAATGTATGCGGAGAAGCCAGGAGGGCTGGAAAAACTGCATGAGGTGGTGGTTGGTACCCTCAACAGTGTGTTGCGGAAGATAATCGGCGCCTCCAAGATTGATCGCGAAAATATCTCAACGATTACCTTTGCCGGCAATACCACTATGACCCAGTTGTTTTTAAAGGTCGATCCCCGCAATATCCGCCGCGCTCCCTATGTACCGGCAGCTACTTTATACCCCGCTTTCAATGCCTCGACCGTTGGCATCGATCTCAATGAACACGCCATCGCCCTGATTTATCCTCAGGTTTCAAGTTTTGTCGGTGGCGACATCGTTGCCGGAGTTATGGGCTCGGGTATGTATCGCCAGGAAGAACTCACCCTGTTTCTGGACATCGGTACCAATGCCGAACTGGTGATAGGTAACAAGGATTGGCTGGCCTGCACCGCCTGTTCGGCCGGGCCGGCCTTTGAGGGCGGCGGCATTGAGTTCGGGATGCGTGCCGCCAAGGGGGCCATTGAAGACTTTTCTCTTGATCCGGTCACCTACGAGCCGATGATTTTTACTATTGGTGATGTCCGGCCAAAGGGGATTTGCGGTTCAGGACTGATCACCATGGTGGCGATCATGTTTGAAATGGGGGTCATCAACAACCGGGGGAAATTCAACCGCGATCACGGTACGCCACGTATCAGGGCGACCGATGATATCTGGGAGTATGTCATTGCCTGGAAGGAAGAAACGCAAATTGACCGGGATATCGTCCTGACTGAGCCTGATCTCGATAATCTGATCCGCGCCAAGGGTGCTATATACAGTGGCTGTATGACCTTGCTTGAAGAAGTTGGT encodes the following:
- a CDS encoding diguanylate cyclase, which gives rise to MKRFFPAHIGVFLAARRNIFADSEAESRFLRFTVICCIGFLVMIAFGVHNYMRGQYVICQLLFLSAFCQSCGWLLLFHGRMEKLVYRGNCLIFCLILGYLTFLGGEDHSVIFWLSTAPLIIFMVLGSTEGLVWVSSLWLALAGYFSFSIYLHGAHIYPFPFVIRFLVSFSVIFICAYFYEEFRQKSRTHLEEKNTLLQAEIAERLRIEKSLRESEERYRAIYLHAAEGILLISFGGKIVECNPQILQILGYLEVSLIGRNIFTLFHPDDLQRVPSQLDKLRAGEIVFVERHLRTAAGTYLLFEQSGKKINDDLIILLYRDITERKIAEMALERANQALDQLAHIDGLTQVANRRKFDQVLQSEWQRTRREGKVLGVVLGDIDFFKQFNDIYGHQTGDDCLRSVAQVLSRQIRRPADLVARYGGEEFVMLLPDTSYEGCQQIAEKARKEIEVLRIPHSGSTVQPVVTMSFGVAAGTANDMEKPADLVETADKALYRAKNAGRNRVC
- a CDS encoding acetate kinase — protein: MKVLVINSGSSSIKFQLLDMAGESVLATGLVERIGEAEGVIKCTLRPGSPQEQAIKKTMAIADHTCGMRLAVDLLTDKEQGVITDTAEVGAIGHRVVHGGEDFHQPTVITPEVLAAIEKNIPLAPLHNPANLDGIRVARELFVGVTQVAVFDTAFHQTIPPHAYHYALPYELYEQQRIRRYGFHGTSHKFVAGECARLLGRNLAELNLITIHLGNGCSMTAVQNGKSVDTTLGLTPLEGLVMGTRSGDVDPAIHAFLARNCHMDIEAIDKLLNKDSGLKGLCGMNDMRDIHAAIAAGNDRAKLALDVQTYRNKKYIGAFMAVLGRVDAIAFTAGIGENDAVVRAMSLEGLLPFGIVIDDAVNRQRIPGPRRISSPASRVQVWVIPTNEELAIARETQTVLSRP
- a CDS encoding YcaO-like family protein; the protein is MMSPATHLPGKDASLEDTIARATSLLSTMGFKTEAVSWQNPAPDCWSVHLRSTSCSHLYTNGKGISKLAALASAYGEFFERLATSFFFADCYLGGQNNQQPFVFYPDEKWFPPGKGTNIPKKSPDGTELLTSSLRKFYSCGGELAFEHLYDNNTDPSGRGISALPFTNLATGKEVYFPVSLLNNLYVSNGMAAGNSRSECGAQALSEIIERHVKNTIIAQGLCLPDVPPAVLRQSPIIGHILDRLAEEGLIVRVKDASFGGQFPVICALLTDTRSGGVFAAFGANYRFFTAIERTLTELLQGRNLEGLKHFQPPCHDLAQVADPFNLESHFVDSDGLLAWSMFRDKADFPFSPWDFHGSTAEEFARLQALISGRGTQLFRAEYQHCGMYSCRIIAPGMSEIYPLDDLIYNNRATAASLRAGLLKLPKMTDDQLGQFLDALEDLGESDHLLVSHCIGIVFDEDSAWTSLRIGELKALLLLVMHNHQEAQHWCLWCLDHAGLPAPRHRLYRLLHTLLGFAIEGQEANDYSTSLSLLYASEEIRNGQAIVNGQITFPGLTFGDSWTEIATEHSQLLAIYDRLNALKISAAQQKA
- a CDS encoding ASKHA domain-containing protein, whose amino-acid sequence is MSKCTVTFLPHDKKITVDAGESLIRAALQAGAHINASCGGEGVCGKCRVLVEKGKVSGGLNEKIKQEESDKGYRLACLAKVSEDVVIRIPVESAMDKSVMNLQATPRRTATIQSMDFESLKEKGLFIPPVEKIYLCLPTPNAKNNMPDVTRLIDTLKHDYDEHKIELTLPVIRKLPGILRTSDYQVTATIMRPVQTGGRNLILNVQAGDRTAHNYAVAMDIGTTTIYGQLIDLATGKCLAEAGDFNSQISYGEDVISRIMYAEKPGGLEKLHEVVVGTLNSVLRKIIGASKIDRENISTITFAGNTTMTQLFLKVDPRNIRRAPYVPAATLYPAFNASTVGIDLNEHAIALIYPQVSSFVGGDIVAGVMGSGMYRQEELTLFLDIGTNAELVIGNKDWLACTACSAGPAFEGGGIEFGMRAAKGAIEDFSLDPVTYEPMIFTIGDVRPKGICGSGLITMVAIMFEMGVINNRGKFNRDHGTPRIRATDDIWEYVIAWKEETQIDRDIVLTEPDLDNLIRAKGAIYSGCMTLLEEVGLTMDMVERIILAGGFGSYIDLEKAMTIGLLPEIDPERVTFIGNGSLMGARMSSLTNRIRKDVVSVTHKMTNFELSETPSYMDNYVAAMFLPHTEIEKFPRLKARMDARGKK